The Pseudodesulfovibrio cashew genomic sequence GTCCCATTTTCAGCCAACCCCTGTATCAGAGTGCGCATGACGGCGCGGGATGCCGAGTCCAGCCCGGTGAGCGGCTCGTCCAACAGAAGAAGGGCCGGGCCCGGGGCCATGGCCCTGGCCAGGAAGGCACGCCGCTGCTGGCCGTAGGACATGCGGCGAAGGGGCCTGTCCGCCAGTTCGCCCAGTCCCACGCGCTCCAGCCACTCGCGCGCGCCGAACAATTCCTCGCTGGTAGGCTCATCAAGCATGCCCACGCTGCCCCGGTAGCCGGAAAGTACGGTCTCCAAGGCCGTGACCTCCCAGCCCAGTTCACGGGCGTATGACGCCTGAAGCGCCGGAGAGACTACACCGATGTGCGGGCGGGCCTCGTCCATGGTCATGCCACCCAGCCGCTCCACGGTGCCGGTGCCGCGCTCACCGTCGGCATAAGGCGCAAGCTCGCTGGTGACCAGCTTGAGCAGGGTGGACTTCCCCGCACCGTTGCTCCCGAGCACCAACCAGTGCTCGCCGGGCAGGACGGTCCAGTCGACACCGTCCAGGATGCGCTTGCCGTCGATGACCACGGCCACGCCGCGCATGCGCAGCAGAAATTCCGGTTCCGCGCTCCGACGGGCCACGGGCAGATCGCAGGCCGCCACCTCCGGGGCTCTGTCGCCCAATCGCTCCAGGGCCACGCTCCGGTCCCCTTCCAGGGAGATCAGCCCGGCCTCCATGACCTCGGCGCACTCGATGCCGCGCGGCACGTCGCCGATGCGGTGGGCCGCGCAGACCACCGTGGTCCGTTCAAGGGCCGCCTCCAGCAAGGTCAGGACCTCGCCCCGGGAGACGGCATCCAGCCCCTCCATGCACTCGTCCAGAAGCAAAACGTCCGGGTTCGGAGCCAGGGCTCGGGCTATGAGCACCTTGCGCACCTGTCCGGTGGAGAGGGAGCCCATTCCGCTTCCGGCCAGGTCTTCGATGCCGAGCCTGGCGATAGTCTCGTCCGCCGCGGCCTCCTGCTCCGGAGTGGCCTGCCCGTACAAAAGCGGGGTGTCGTAGAATCCTGAGAGGACCACCGAACGTCCCGTGGCCCGGGCCGCATGCAGGGCGTAGAACTCCTGCATGTCCGGGGAGACCAGCCCGATGCGCTGACGGAGTCCGGCCGGGGAGCGCTGAGCCCCATCACCGAAATCATAGACCCGTTTCCCGCCCCTGTCCGGGGGCAGGTCGCCGCGCAGCAATTTGAGGAGCGTTGTCTTGCCGGAGCCGTTGGAGCCCACCACGGCCAGGTGGCGCCCCCGTTGCAGGGAGAGGGAGAGGGGCCCAGCCAGGCGGATGCCGGCGCGGGTGACCGAGGCATTGTCGAGGGAGATCAGTGAGTGCATGGGCAAT encodes the following:
- a CDS encoding ATP-binding cassette domain-containing protein, whose translation is MHSLISLDNASVTRAGIRLAGPLSLSLQRGRHLAVVGSNGSGKTTLLKLLRGDLPPDRGGKRVYDFGDGAQRSPAGLRQRIGLVSPDMQEFYALHAARATGRSVVLSGFYDTPLLYGQATPEQEAAADETIARLGIEDLAGSGMGSLSTGQVRKVLIARALAPNPDVLLLDECMEGLDAVSRGEVLTLLEAALERTTVVCAAHRIGDVPRGIECAEVMEAGLISLEGDRSVALERLGDRAPEVAACDLPVARRSAEPEFLLRMRGVAVVIDGKRILDGVDWTVLPGEHWLVLGSNGAGKSTLLKLVTSELAPYADGERGTGTVERLGGMTMDEARPHIGVVSPALQASYARELGWEVTALETVLSGYRGSVGMLDEPTSEELFGAREWLERVGLGELADRPLRRMSYGQQRRAFLARAMAPGPALLLLDEPLTGLDSASRAVMRTLIQGLAENGTPVVMVTHHADDRLPVINRVMELEAGRQRFCGSREEFEASQIMG